The following proteins are encoded in a genomic region of Synechococcus sp. CBW1002:
- a CDS encoding nitrate reductase associated protein, whose amino-acid sequence MRPDQASQGSHCFDFEHDFVGNWRCIPLCVRRKLDLAGIKLRLSHWLAMPEAERQELVLWGDDAEALRALATHLKQRTRDLPDGEATDLPIASQEPWQRGGEPPVAVTTAAAELGYSLSPECWLALSELERFALCKLARPGHDHHNLAAALIEVFP is encoded by the coding sequence ATGCGTCCTGACCAGGCCAGTCAGGGCAGCCATTGCTTTGATTTTGAGCACGACTTCGTCGGCAACTGGCGCTGCATCCCTCTCTGTGTGAGGCGCAAACTTGATCTGGCCGGCATCAAACTTCGCCTCAGCCACTGGCTGGCGATGCCCGAAGCGGAGCGGCAGGAGCTGGTGCTCTGGGGCGACGATGCCGAGGCACTCCGGGCCCTGGCCACCCATCTGAAGCAGCGCACCCGGGACCTGCCGGATGGCGAAGCCACAGACCTGCCGATCGCCAGCCAGGAACCCTGGCAGCGGGGAGGTGAACCGCCCGTGGCGGTCACGACGGCCGCCGCCGAACTGGGATACAGCCTCAGCCCGGAGTGCTGGCTTGCCCTGTCAGAACTGGAGCGCTTCGCCCTCTGCAAGCTGGCCCGCCCCGGGCACGACCATCACAACCTCGCGGCCGCGCTGATCGAGGTCTTCCCTTGA
- a CDS encoding molybdopterin oxidoreductase family protein, producing the protein MVDSAASSLRSQCPYCGVGCGLELMPPASKGKPTRRGDDGLPVWGARGDRQHPSSLGQVCVKGATVCDTLDGGRQLQPLYRASLDDPLAPISWDLALERIVHQIKASLAGKGADAIAMYGSGQFHTEDYYLAQKLLKGAIGTNNFDANSRLCMSSAVAGYACSLGSDGPPCSYDDLDHCGVAFLIGTNMAECHPVLFQRLLKRKRRQPGSLQLVVVDPRATATAAAADLHLPIRPGTDLVLLHGIGHLLLRQAWINFEFIEGETEGFAAYAQLIQAWTPDRVTRICGITEEQLQAVASLWGGDGPVLSLWSMGVNQSVEGTATVAGIINLHLITGQIGRVGAGPFSLTGQPNAMGGREAGGLSHLLPGYRTVADPLHRRAVEQVWGFQPGAISPAPGLTAWQQVEAMEAGELDLWWVAATNPLVSLPNLERVKAALLRCPLVVVSEAYAETETAQYAHLILPAAQWSEKEGAMTNSERRVTLCPCFRPAPGQARADWQVFAEVGRRLGFVDQFTYASAAEVYAEFVQLTAGRLCDVSGLSHDLLRLEGPQQWPFPIGTEPTTEARRLYTDWRFATPSGRARLIAEQPMGLAEPPSEAYPLVLTVGRYLGHWHTMTRTARVPRLTAMHPEPLLEIHPDDAESLGLESGALASISSRRASITARVDITERIRPGTVFLPMHWGFMQEQACEVNALLHEQACPISKQPELKAAAVCVAPAPARQLQGKTSISAAARL; encoded by the coding sequence ATGGTTGATTCCGCTGCCTCCTCCCTGCGCTCCCAGTGCCCCTATTGCGGAGTTGGGTGCGGGCTTGAGCTGATGCCGCCGGCCTCGAAAGGCAAGCCAACCCGTCGAGGTGACGATGGCCTGCCGGTCTGGGGTGCCCGGGGCGATCGGCAGCATCCCTCCAGTCTCGGACAGGTCTGCGTCAAGGGAGCTACGGTCTGCGACACGCTGGATGGGGGAAGGCAGCTGCAGCCCCTCTATCGCGCCAGCCTGGATGATCCGTTGGCGCCGATCTCGTGGGATCTGGCCTTGGAGCGGATTGTGCACCAGATCAAGGCGAGTCTGGCTGGCAAGGGGGCAGACGCGATCGCCATGTATGGCTCCGGCCAGTTTCACACCGAGGACTACTACCTCGCCCAGAAACTGTTGAAGGGGGCGATCGGGACCAACAATTTTGATGCCAATTCACGCCTGTGCATGAGTTCGGCTGTGGCCGGCTATGCCTGCAGCCTGGGCTCTGATGGCCCGCCCTGCAGTTATGACGACCTTGACCACTGCGGCGTCGCCTTTCTGATCGGCACCAACATGGCGGAGTGCCATCCGGTGCTGTTCCAACGTCTGCTCAAGCGCAAACGGCGCCAGCCTGGATCCCTGCAGCTGGTGGTGGTGGATCCGCGCGCCACCGCCACCGCTGCCGCCGCCGATCTGCATCTGCCGATTCGCCCGGGCACCGATCTCGTGCTGCTGCACGGAATTGGCCATCTGCTGTTGCGGCAGGCATGGATCAATTTTGAGTTCATCGAGGGGGAAACCGAGGGGTTTGCGGCCTATGCGCAGTTGATCCAGGCCTGGACTCCCGATCGGGTGACGCGGATCTGTGGCATCACCGAGGAGCAGTTGCAGGCTGTGGCCTCCCTTTGGGGTGGTGACGGTCCGGTGCTCAGCCTCTGGTCCATGGGCGTGAACCAGAGCGTCGAAGGCACTGCCACCGTGGCGGGGATCATCAACCTGCATCTGATCACCGGTCAGATCGGCCGTGTCGGCGCCGGACCGTTCTCGCTCACGGGACAGCCCAATGCGATGGGGGGGAGGGAGGCCGGTGGCCTCTCCCATCTCCTGCCCGGCTATCGCACGGTCGCGGATCCTCTGCATCGCCGGGCGGTGGAGCAGGTCTGGGGGTTCCAGCCTGGTGCGATCAGCCCCGCCCCCGGGCTCACGGCCTGGCAGCAGGTGGAAGCGATGGAGGCGGGCGAACTCGATCTCTGGTGGGTCGCCGCCACCAATCCGTTGGTGAGCCTGCCCAATCTTGAACGGGTCAAGGCGGCGCTGCTGCGTTGTCCCCTGGTGGTGGTGAGCGAGGCCTATGCGGAGACGGAAACAGCTCAGTACGCCCATCTGATCCTGCCCGCTGCCCAGTGGAGCGAGAAGGAGGGTGCCATGACCAACTCCGAGCGACGGGTCACCCTCTGCCCCTGCTTCCGCCCCGCTCCCGGCCAGGCGCGTGCCGATTGGCAGGTGTTTGCCGAGGTGGGTCGCCGCCTTGGTTTTGTGGATCAGTTCACCTATGCCTCAGCCGCTGAGGTCTATGCCGAGTTCGTGCAGCTCACCGCCGGTCGTCTTTGCGATGTCTCCGGTCTGAGCCACGATCTTCTCCGTCTGGAGGGGCCCCAGCAGTGGCCCTTTCCGATCGGCACCGAGCCCACCACCGAAGCCCGGCGGCTGTACACCGATTGGCGCTTCGCGACCCCCAGTGGGCGCGCCCGCCTGATCGCCGAGCAGCCGATGGGGCTGGCGGAGCCCCCCAGTGAGGCCTATCCCCTGGTACTCACGGTGGGGCGCTACCTCGGCCACTGGCACACCATGACCCGCACGGCCCGTGTTCCCCGGCTCACGGCGATGCATCCCGAACCCCTGCTGGAAATCCATCCCGACGATGCCGAATCCCTGGGCCTGGAGAGCGGAGCTCTGGCCTCGATCAGCTCACGCCGGGCCAGCATCACCGCCAGGGTCGACATCACCGAACGGATCCGGCCAGGCACGGTTTTTCTGCCGATGCACTGGGGATTCATGCAGGAGCAGGCCTGTGAGGTGAATGCCCTGTTGCACGAGCAGGCCTGCCCGATCTCGAAGCAGCCGGAACTCAAGGCTGCGGCCGTGTGTGTTGCGCCGGCGCCGGCGCGACAGCTTCAAGGGAAGACCTCGATCAGCGCGGCCGCGAGGTTGTGA
- a CDS encoding anthranilate phosphoribosyltransferase family protein, whose translation MPATSNPAPDPTTTLEAAAAFARQPSDERQRFKLYLKKIGSGEHTSQGLSRSEARDALELMLRGLASPAQIGAFLIAHRIRRPETQELAGMLDLYRDLGPALHTTERAVSFGMPFDGRTRTAPIYPLTSLVLAAAGLPVVLQGGSRMPVKYGVTAMELFASLGLDLLHLPLATVQEGLTQQRLALIHQPDHFPLAERLTEIREDLGKRPPVASLELLWTAHRGPHLLVSGFVHPPTESRAWKALDLAGEEEVITVKGLEGSTDLPISRACITARARGDQIERMILHPRDHGCYDNDVPWLELDSWSQQALAALGGQGPLTTALIWNAGVYLSLAGVQADLERGLAMARNLVNSGAGLTQLQRLIQWRADAS comes from the coding sequence ATGCCAGCCACCTCGAATCCCGCGCCAGATCCCACGACCACCCTGGAAGCCGCAGCAGCATTTGCCAGACAGCCCAGTGATGAACGCCAGCGATTCAAGCTCTATCTCAAGAAAATCGGCAGCGGTGAGCACACCAGCCAGGGCCTCAGCCGCAGCGAAGCGCGGGATGCTCTGGAGCTGATGCTGCGCGGCCTGGCCAGTCCAGCCCAGATCGGTGCCTTCCTGATCGCCCACCGGATTCGACGACCGGAGACCCAGGAACTCGCCGGCATGCTGGATCTCTACAGGGACCTCGGCCCCGCCCTCCACACCACCGAGCGAGCGGTCAGCTTCGGCATGCCCTTTGATGGCCGCACCCGCACAGCCCCGATCTACCCGCTGACCAGCCTGGTGCTGGCTGCCGCCGGCCTGCCGGTGGTGCTGCAGGGCGGAAGCCGGATGCCGGTCAAATACGGGGTGACGGCCATGGAACTGTTCGCCTCCCTGGGCCTCGATCTGCTGCACCTGCCGCTGGCCACCGTTCAGGAGGGGCTCACTCAGCAGCGGTTGGCCCTGATCCATCAGCCCGATCATTTCCCCCTGGCGGAGCGGCTCACCGAGATTCGGGAAGATCTGGGGAAGCGCCCACCCGTCGCCAGCCTCGAACTGCTCTGGACCGCCCACCGCGGTCCCCATCTCCTGGTGAGCGGCTTCGTGCATCCCCCCACCGAATCGCGGGCATGGAAAGCACTGGATCTGGCGGGAGAGGAGGAGGTGATCACCGTGAAAGGCCTGGAAGGCAGCACAGACCTGCCGATCAGCCGGGCCTGCATCACCGCCCGTGCGCGGGGTGACCAGATCGAGCGGATGATCCTCCATCCCCGTGACCATGGCTGCTACGACAACGATGTGCCCTGGCTCGAGCTGGACAGCTGGAGCCAACAGGCGCTGGCGGCCCTGGGCGGACAGGGCCCGCTGACAACGGCTCTGATCTGGAATGCAGGCGTCTATCTCTCTCTGGCGGGGGTGCAGGCCGATCTCGAGCGTGGCCTGGCCATGGCCCGGAACCTGGTGAACAGCGGCGCCGGTCTGACCCAGCTGCAGCGTCTGATCCAGTGGAGGGCCGATGCGTCCTGA